In a single window of the Ascaphus truei isolate aAscTru1 unplaced genomic scaffold, aAscTru1.hap1 HAP1_SCAFFOLD_2647, whole genome shotgun sequence genome:
- the LOC142481425 gene encoding acetyl-coenzyme A thioesterase-like, which translates to MLLSGGEGVNRPDTPQCTGGLRREGTALCTGYEQGEVQMCHTVYPWQANHRGELSAGQLLTWIDITACLAAERHAGVACVTASVDDIQIEETARVGQNICIKAKVNRAFNTSMEVGIQVSVEDTFTNVQKHVCTAFSTYVVKPAGAKK; encoded by the exons ATGCTGCTGTCCGGTGGTGAAGGAGTGAATCGGCCGGACACACCACAGTGTACTGGGGGTCTCAGGAGAGAGGGGACAGCCCTGTGCACGGGATATGAGCAGGGTGAGGTGCAGATGTGTCACACTGTGTATCCCTGGCAAGCAAACCACAGGGGGGAGCTGAGTGCTGGACAGCTCCTCACATGGATTGATATCACAGCCTGCCTGGCAG CTGAACGACATGCTGGAGTGGCCTGTGTTACAGCTTCTGTGGATGACATACAGATTGAAGAGACAGCCAG ggtaGGACAAAACATCTGTATAAAAGCAAAAGTAAACAGAGCATTTAATACAAGTATGGAG GTCGGCATTCAAGTTTCAGTGGAGGACACTTTTACTAATGTTCAGAAACATGTTTGCACGGCTTTCTCTACATATGTGGTTAAACCAGCTGGTGCTAAGAAG